Proteins from a single region of Undibacterium sp. KW1:
- the argJ gene encoding bifunctional glutamate N-acetyltransferase/amino-acid acetyltransferase ArgJ, which translates to MAVNSPIPVAADLKPVAGIRLGYAEAGIRKPNRKDVLVMELAPTATVSGVFTTNRFCAAPVQVCKAHLEGLHMASSPIRALVVNTGNANAGTGDAGLAAANATCSALAELLGCEASQILPFSTGVILEQLPVDRLVAGLPAAIANLTADNWFNAATAIMTTDTQPKAASATVEINGKTVTMTGISKGAGMIKPNMATMLGYLAIDAKVAQNVLDHMVKQAADKSFNCITIDGDTSTNDSFMLIATGAGEVEVNDVETPEYVALAEAVTALSQKLAHMIIRDGEGATKFMTIAVEEGRDVEECRKIAYSIAHSPLVKTAFFASDPNLGRILAAIGYAGVNDLDVGKLNLYLDDVWVAKNGGRNPEYREEDGQRIMKQSEITIRVKLARGDAAATVWTCDLSHDYVSINADYRS; encoded by the coding sequence ATGGCCGTTAATTCCCCCATCCCTGTGGCTGCAGATTTGAAACCGGTAGCCGGCATACGCCTGGGTTATGCCGAGGCTGGCATACGCAAGCCCAATCGCAAAGACGTACTGGTCATGGAACTGGCTCCTACGGCGACCGTCTCCGGCGTATTTACGACCAACCGCTTTTGCGCGGCTCCCGTGCAGGTCTGCAAGGCCCATCTGGAAGGCTTGCACATGGCATCCAGCCCTATCCGCGCGCTGGTCGTGAACACTGGCAATGCCAATGCTGGTACCGGTGATGCTGGTCTGGCAGCGGCGAATGCGACTTGCTCTGCCCTGGCAGAATTGCTGGGTTGTGAGGCTTCTCAAATCCTGCCATTTTCTACTGGCGTGATTCTCGAACAGTTGCCGGTCGATAGGCTGGTCGCCGGTTTACCAGCAGCCATAGCAAACCTGACAGCGGATAACTGGTTTAATGCCGCTACCGCCATCATGACTACCGATACCCAGCCCAAGGCGGCATCGGCAACTGTGGAAATCAACGGTAAAACCGTGACCATGACAGGCATCAGCAAAGGCGCGGGCATGATCAAGCCAAATATGGCGACCATGCTGGGTTATCTGGCGATAGATGCCAAGGTTGCGCAAAATGTGCTGGATCACATGGTCAAACAAGCGGCTGACAAGTCTTTCAATTGCATCACCATCGATGGTGACACTTCCACCAATGATTCCTTCATGCTCATCGCTACCGGTGCTGGTGAAGTAGAAGTCAATGATGTAGAGACACCAGAATATGTAGCACTGGCAGAAGCCGTGACTGCGCTGTCGCAAAAACTTGCCCACATGATTATCCGTGATGGCGAAGGTGCAACCAAGTTCATGACGATTGCAGTCGAAGAAGGCCGTGATGTAGAAGAGTGCCGCAAGATCGCTTACTCCATCGCCCATTCTCCATTGGTCAAAACCGCTTTCTTTGCCTCTGACCCTAACCTGGGCCGTATCCTGGCAGCTATTGGCTATGCCGGTGTGAATGACCTGGATGTAGGCAAGCTGAACCTCTATCTGGATGATGTCTGGGTCGCCAAGAATGGTGGTCGTAATCCTGAGTACCGTGAAGAAGATGGCCAGCGCATCATGAAGCAGAGTGAGATCACGATACGTGTCAAACTCGCGCGCGGCGATGCGGCAGCGACAGTCTGGACTTGCGACTTGTCGCATGATTATGTCTCTATCAACGCTGACTATCGCTCCTGA
- a CDS encoding ATP-binding protein yields MTQLDQFLLRAEHLLSRLENILPASTPAPDWNLGFAYRWRKRGGQGCLQVVRHASTIVLDDLRNVAAQKAQIEQNTRQFVHGKPANNVLLTGARGTGKSSLIKACLNQFSDQGLRLIEVDKADLADLPDIVDLIAERPERFIVFCDDLSFEEGEAGYKALKVALDGSISAQSDNVLIYATSNRRHLLPEKMSDNASYKYSDDGDLHPGETVEEKISLSERFGLWVSFYPFKQDDYLDIVAYWLGSMGCTSPQIEEARGDALRWALQRGSRSGRVAWQFARDYAGKLAES; encoded by the coding sequence ATGACGCAGCTTGATCAATTTCTCTTGCGTGCCGAGCATTTGCTGAGCAGGCTGGAAAACATATTGCCAGCCAGCACACCAGCACCTGACTGGAATCTGGGCTTTGCCTATCGTTGGCGCAAACGCGGTGGCCAGGGTTGTTTACAAGTCGTGCGTCATGCCTCGACCATAGTGCTGGATGACTTGCGCAATGTCGCCGCACAAAAAGCTCAGATAGAACAAAACACCAGGCAATTCGTCCATGGCAAACCAGCCAATAATGTCTTGCTGACAGGTGCGCGCGGCACAGGCAAATCATCCTTGATCAAGGCTTGCCTGAACCAGTTTTCTGACCAGGGTTTGCGCCTCATCGAAGTTGATAAGGCTGACCTGGCTGACCTGCCGGATATCGTCGATCTGATCGCCGAGCGCCCCGAGCGTTTCATCGTCTTTTGTGATGACCTGTCCTTTGAAGAAGGCGAGGCTGGTTACAAGGCCTTGAAGGTGGCGCTGGATGGCAGTATTTCTGCCCAGTCTGATAATGTGCTGATCTACGCTACTTCAAACCGCCGCCATCTCTTGCCTGAGAAAATGTCAGACAATGCCAGCTATAAATATAGCGATGATGGTGACTTGCATCCGGGTGAAACGGTAGAAGAAAAAATCTCCTTGTCCGAACGCTTTGGCCTCTGGGTATCTTTCTATCCTTTCAAGCAGGATGATTACCTCGATATTGTCGCCTATTGGCTGGGCAGCATGGGCTGTACCTCTCCTCAGATAGAAGAAGCACGTGGCGATGCCCTGCGCTGGGCTTTGCAACGCGGTTCGCGTTCTGGCCGCGTGGCCTGGCAATTTGCCCGCGACTATGCGGGCAAGCTGGCGGAGTCTTGA
- a CDS encoding NUDIX domain-containing protein translates to MTAKPVDVAVGILMKANGDVLLGQRPAGKPYEGYWEFPGGKVEPDESILDALKREFVEELGIQVLTAEPWCGVEHIYPHAHVRLHFYISREWQGEPQSLEGQAFAWQGSVELTPLLPATIPLLEWLDLLRKDEASLAAAA, encoded by the coding sequence ATGACAGCAAAACCTGTGGATGTCGCTGTCGGCATCCTGATGAAAGCCAATGGCGATGTCTTGTTGGGACAACGTCCCGCTGGCAAACCGTATGAAGGTTATTGGGAATTCCCGGGCGGCAAGGTTGAGCCTGATGAATCCATACTCGATGCACTCAAGCGCGAATTTGTTGAAGAGCTGGGCATACAGGTGTTGACTGCCGAACCCTGGTGCGGCGTAGAGCATATCTATCCGCATGCCCATGTCAGGCTGCATTTCTATATCAGCCGTGAATGGCAGGGCGAACCGCAAAGTCTGGAAGGGCAAGCCTTTGCCTGGCAGGGCAGTGTAGAGCTCACGCCTTTATTGCCAGCCACCATACCCCTGCTGGAATGGCTGGATTTGCTGCGCAAGGACGAGGCCAGTCTGGCTGCTGCAGCTTGA
- the alr gene encoding alanine racemase, which yields MKQVAGIAGAVLRIDLQAIRYNYRLLRGLLGVAKCGAAVKADAYGVGAVQVVQALYTEGCRDFFVAHLQEAIIIREYLPADAAIYVMHGSPVGHEAELLEYNCTPVLNSLPQMLAWRALAQKEQRRLPAIVQVDTGMARMGLSAAEVQQWQADASLSEGIDLQYIMSHLVSAEDQANPVNQQQLQAFNALRTQIPACQGLPASLANSSGIFLGKDFHFDMARPGAALYGVAPVAGQANPLRAVAHLQGRIIQTREILADTGVGYGSTWRSSQTTRIATVGVGYADGWMRSLSNRGVAHIAGQAVPMVGNVSMDTITLDVTAVPAEHLQPGSMVDLISADNTVDQVAARANTIGYEILTSLGGRYERTYSN from the coding sequence ATGAAGCAAGTTGCTGGAATAGCAGGTGCAGTACTTCGTATTGACTTACAGGCAATACGTTATAACTATCGTCTGTTGCGCGGTTTATTGGGCGTGGCGAAATGTGGTGCCGCAGTCAAGGCGGATGCTTATGGTGTGGGCGCGGTGCAAGTCGTACAGGCGCTGTATACAGAAGGTTGCCGGGATTTTTTTGTCGCCCATTTGCAAGAGGCGATCATTATTCGTGAATATTTGCCTGCGGATGCAGCCATCTATGTCATGCATGGCTCACCCGTTGGGCATGAGGCGGAATTATTGGAATATAACTGCACACCAGTCTTGAACAGCCTGCCGCAAATGCTGGCCTGGCGTGCATTGGCGCAAAAAGAACAGCGCCGCCTGCCAGCCATCGTCCAGGTTGATACCGGCATGGCCAGGATGGGCTTGTCAGCCGCCGAGGTGCAGCAATGGCAAGCCGATGCCAGCCTCAGCGAGGGCATAGACCTGCAATACATCATGAGCCATCTGGTCAGTGCAGAAGACCAGGCCAACCCGGTTAATCAGCAGCAGTTGCAAGCCTTTAATGCCTTGCGTACCCAAATCCCGGCTTGCCAGGGTTTGCCAGCCAGCCTGGCCAATTCTTCCGGCATCTTCCTGGGTAAGGACTTTCATTTCGACATGGCCCGTCCTGGCGCTGCCTTGTATGGTGTTGCCCCTGTCGCAGGCCAGGCCAACCCCCTGCGTGCCGTTGCCCACCTGCAAGGCCGCATCATACAAACCCGTGAAATCCTGGCTGACACCGGTGTTGGCTATGGTTCGACCTGGCGCAGCAGCCAGACCACCCGCATAGCCACCGTCGGTGTCGGTTATGCCGATGGCTGGATGCGCAGCCTCAGCAATCGTGGTGTTGCCCATATTGCTGGCCAGGCCGTACCCATGGTTGGCAATGTATCGATGGACACGATTACCCTGGATGTTACTGCAGTCCCTGCAGAGCATCTGCAACCCGGCTCCATGGTAGACCTGATCTCTGCTGACAATACAGTAGATCAGGTGGCAGCACGTGCCAACACCATAGGCTATGAAATCCTGACCAGTCTGGGAGGCCGCTATGAGCGTACCTATAGCAATTAA
- a CDS encoding D-amino acid dehydrogenase, protein MAACLNKQPDQAKYTTDKQINPSVSQQQAGRNKMKIVILGAGVIGTASAYYLAKAGHEVTVIERQPAAGLETSYANAGEVSPGYSAPWAGPGVPLKAIKWLMMQHSPLAIRPSFDPTMWRWVTQMLMNCTSKRYEINKGRMLRMAEYSRDVLQQLRSDTGISYDERTQGTLQLFRNQQQLDGAEADIAILKRYDVPYEKLDKAGCLKVEPALVNVQDKFVGALRLPGDETGDCFKFTQSLSTFAQELGAQFKYGVSIQRLVKSGDTITSVITSEGEIKADCFVLALGSYSPILLKELGIKIPVYPIKGYSITVPITDAQKAPESTVMDETYKVAITRLGDRIRVGGTAEITGYNLDLRADRRATLEHSVTDLFPGGGDVSKAEFWTGLRPMTPDGTPVIGPTPYRNLYLNTGHGTLGWTMACGSGQFIADVVSGKRPAISTEGLFMDRYGSVNSPIFIHKELA, encoded by the coding sequence ATGGCCGCTTGCCTGAACAAGCAGCCAGACCAAGCAAAGTACACAACAGACAAACAGATTAATCCATCAGTGAGCCAGCAGCAGGCCGGGAGAAATAAAATGAAAATAGTTATATTGGGTGCAGGTGTTATCGGTACAGCGTCAGCGTATTACCTTGCCAAGGCAGGCCATGAAGTCACCGTGATTGAGCGCCAGCCTGCAGCAGGTCTGGAAACCAGTTATGCCAATGCAGGCGAAGTCTCTCCAGGTTATTCTGCCCCATGGGCAGGCCCTGGCGTTCCTTTGAAAGCAATCAAATGGCTGATGATGCAGCATAGCCCGCTGGCGATACGCCCCAGCTTTGACCCGACCATGTGGCGCTGGGTCACGCAAATGCTGATGAACTGCACCAGCAAACGCTATGAAATCAATAAGGGCCGCATGTTGCGCATGGCTGAATACAGCCGCGATGTCTTGCAACAATTGCGCAGCGATACCGGTATCAGCTACGACGAACGTACCCAGGGTACGCTGCAACTGTTCCGCAACCAGCAGCAACTTGACGGTGCAGAGGCCGATATCGCCATCCTCAAACGTTACGATGTGCCTTATGAAAAACTGGACAAGGCCGGTTGCCTGAAAGTGGAACCCGCACTGGTCAATGTGCAGGATAAATTTGTCGGTGCCTTGCGTTTGCCAGGGGATGAAACCGGCGACTGCTTCAAGTTCACACAGAGCCTGTCCACATTTGCGCAAGAACTGGGTGCCCAGTTCAAGTACGGCGTCAGCATACAAAGACTGGTCAAGAGCGGCGATACCATCACTTCTGTCATCACCTCCGAAGGTGAGATCAAGGCAGACTGTTTCGTATTGGCACTTGGCAGTTATTCCCCGATTCTCTTGAAAGAATTGGGCATCAAGATTCCTGTTTACCCTATCAAGGGCTATTCAATCACCGTTCCGATTACCGACGCACAAAAAGCGCCGGAATCGACGGTCATGGATGAGACCTATAAAGTCGCAATTACCCGCCTGGGCGACCGCATACGTGTCGGTGGCACTGCCGAAATCACCGGCTATAACCTTGACCTGCGTGCAGACCGCCGTGCCACCCTGGAGCATTCAGTGACTGATCTGTTCCCTGGTGGTGGCGACGTCAGCAAAGCCGAATTCTGGACTGGCCTGCGTCCCATGACGCCGGACGGCACCCCTGTCATTGGCCCTACGCCTTACCGCAACCTGTACCTGAACACTGGTCATGGCACGCTGGGCTGGACCATGGCTTGTGGTTCTGGCCAGTTCATTGCTGACGTGGTTTCTGGCAAGCGCCCGGCTATTTCTACTGAAGGTTTATTCATGGACCGTTACGGCAGCGTCAACAGTCCAATTTTTATACACAAGGAGTTGGCATGA
- a CDS encoding sigma-54-dependent transcriptional regulator, translated as MRINIQFKDRVGIAHEILAVLARRGLNVVAVEVDPPNIYIDSPELLEFMLPSLQADCQSVRGVGEIKVLDVLPGIRRRLNLDTMMAVMEDPVLAIDASGHIVIANVAAATATRMSESSLCQRSLNQVLDDTGIQEELVNCGFRLPSREVSLNGEPYFMDVTPVSEPQGLDITHGRSVGAVLTFHAPTRIGGRLHALQHSEGSGFHFIIGESEQIRILKTKAARVAVVDAPLLITGETGTGKELLAQACHGVSGRSNAAFLELNCAALPESLAESELFGYMSGAFTGAQRGGKPGLFEMADGGTVFLDEIGEMSLYLQAKLLRFLNDGKFRRIGSDKEVKVNVRIISATHRNLRKMVQEGSFREDLFYRLNVLHLEMPALRERPDDILPLARHFIERACTQAQKPVCRLNSSACAALVSNHWPGNVRQLQNVVFRAITMSDQRVLDAADLDWAEGSITAEVVKSDATESWELSVNAFERSLLENLYPQYPSSRKLATRLATSHSMIATKLRKYGIPQKR; from the coding sequence ATGCGCATCAATATCCAGTTCAAGGACAGAGTAGGTATTGCCCACGAAATACTGGCGGTATTGGCGCGTCGCGGGCTCAATGTGGTGGCGGTTGAAGTTGATCCACCCAACATCTATATCGACAGCCCTGAACTGCTGGAATTCATGCTGCCCTCATTGCAGGCTGACTGCCAGTCTGTGCGTGGGGTCGGTGAAATCAAGGTACTGGATGTTTTGCCCGGCATACGCAGGCGTCTCAATCTCGACACCATGATGGCCGTCATGGAAGACCCGGTCCTGGCGATCGATGCCAGCGGCCATATCGTGATTGCCAATGTCGCCGCTGCCACGGCGACCCGCATGAGCGAGTCCAGCCTGTGCCAGCGCAGCCTGAACCAGGTGCTTGACGATACAGGCATACAGGAAGAGCTGGTCAATTGTGGTTTCCGCCTGCCCAGCCGCGAAGTCAGCCTCAACGGCGAGCCTTATTTCATGGATGTGACGCCGGTATCAGAGCCCCAGGGCCTTGATATTACCCATGGCCGCTCGGTAGGTGCGGTGCTGACTTTTCACGCACCTACCCGCATAGGTGGTCGCCTGCATGCCCTGCAGCATTCTGAAGGCAGTGGCTTTCATTTCATCATCGGTGAATCAGAGCAGATACGCATCCTGAAAACCAAGGCGGCAAGAGTGGCAGTGGTTGATGCGCCCTTGCTGATCACGGGCGAGACCGGCACCGGGAAAGAATTGCTGGCCCAGGCTTGCCACGGTGTCAGTGGCCGCAGCAATGCAGCTTTTTTGGAGCTGAATTGCGCAGCCTTGCCAGAAAGCCTGGCCGAGAGCGAATTATTTGGCTATATGTCCGGTGCCTTCACCGGTGCCCAGCGAGGCGGCAAGCCTGGCCTGTTTGAAATGGCGGATGGGGGTACGGTCTTTCTCGATGAGATAGGCGAGATGTCGCTGTACCTGCAAGCCAAGCTACTGCGCTTCCTGAATGACGGCAAGTTCCGCCGCATAGGCAGTGATAAAGAGGTCAAGGTGAATGTGCGCATCATCAGCGCCACCCACAGGAACTTGCGCAAGATGGTGCAGGAGGGTAGTTTTCGTGAAGACCTGTTCTACCGCCTGAATGTCTTGCATCTGGAAATGCCAGCCCTGCGTGAGCGTCCTGACGATATCCTGCCATTGGCCAGGCATTTCATAGAGCGCGCCTGCACCCAGGCGCAAAAACCGGTATGCCGTTTGAATTCATCTGCCTGTGCAGCTCTGGTATCCAATCACTGGCCAGGCAATGTCAGGCAATTGCAGAATGTGGTGTTTCGCGCGATTACCATGTCAGACCAGCGGGTATTGGATGCAGCTGACCTCGATTGGGCCGAAGGCAGTATCACGGCTGAAGTGGTGAAGAGCGATGCCACCGAGAGCTGGGAGTTGTCGGTGAACGCCTTTGAGCGCAGTTTGCTGGAAAACCTGTATCCGCAATATCCATCCAGCCGCAAACTGGCGACACGGCTGGCGACTTCACATTCCATGATTGCCACCAAGCTGCGTAAATACGGTATCCCGCAAAAACGTTAG
- a CDS encoding DNA gyrase inhibitor YacG yields the protein MATFVDCPTCKTKVEWKEANRWRPFCSERCKQIDLGAWAEEKYTIPAVNLPEDPEELAE from the coding sequence ATGGCTACTTTTGTTGATTGTCCCACCTGCAAAACCAAGGTGGAATGGAAAGAAGCGAACCGCTGGCGTCCTTTTTGCTCTGAACGCTGCAAGCAAATCGACCTGGGTGCCTGGGCTGAAGAGAAGTACACGATACCTGCAGTCAATTTACCTGAAGACCCGGAAGAACTGGCTGAATAA
- the zapD gene encoding cell division protein ZapD, whose product MIVYEYPFNERIRTLLRLEDLYEKFTFFLHQSDPMQHHVALATIFEMLEVAGRADLKSDLLQELERQRHTLISFKSNPNVQAEMLDKVLDDVDRASSALVASTGKTGQNIRDNEWLMSIRGRTIIPGGACEFDLPSYHAWQKNSAEKRFADISTWFAPIAPLFDAINVVLRLLRESGSTSKVIAQAGSYQQMLQGKVYQLLRVNVLQELGAIPEISANKYMLWIRFMSQDGDMKPKAYENDIPFDLTLCNF is encoded by the coding sequence TTGATTGTTTACGAATACCCTTTTAACGAGCGTATTCGCACGTTATTGCGGCTGGAAGACTTATACGAAAAATTCACGTTTTTCTTACATCAGTCTGACCCCATGCAGCATCACGTCGCCCTTGCCACCATTTTTGAAATGTTGGAAGTCGCTGGTCGCGCAGACCTCAAATCCGATCTCTTGCAAGAACTCGAAAGACAAAGACACACACTCATCAGTTTCAAGTCCAATCCTAATGTACAGGCAGAAATGCTGGACAAGGTACTGGATGACGTTGATCGTGCCAGCAGTGCCCTGGTTGCCAGTACAGGCAAGACCGGCCAGAACATACGCGACAATGAATGGCTGATGAGCATACGTGGCCGCACCATCATCCCGGGCGGTGCCTGTGAATTTGACTTGCCCAGCTACCATGCCTGGCAAAAAAATTCGGCAGAAAAACGCTTTGCCGACATCAGCACCTGGTTTGCCCCTATCGCCCCGCTGTTTGATGCCATCAATGTGGTCTTGCGCCTGTTGCGCGAATCTGGCTCTACATCGAAAGTCATTGCCCAGGCTGGCAGTTACCAACAGATGCTGCAAGGCAAGGTTTACCAGTTATTGCGCGTCAATGTCCTGCAGGAACTTGGGGCTATACCTGAAATCTCTGCGAATAAATATATGTTGTGGATACGTTTTATGTCACAGGATGGCGACATGAAGCCCAAGGCCTACGAAAACGATATCCCGTTTGACCTGACTCTCTGTAATTTCTGA
- the coaE gene encoding dephospho-CoA kinase (Dephospho-CoA kinase (CoaE) performs the final step in coenzyme A biosynthesis.): MVGNSAPVFSLGLTGGIGSGKTTVANMLGELGAALIDTDLIAHQLTTPGGLAIPAIRAQFGDAFITADGAMDRAGIRQLVFADTAQKLKLEAILHPLIRTETERAAAQAKGDYRIFVVPLLVESGNWKQRVDRILVVDCDEETQIKRVMSRNQLSREQVVAIMRNQASRQARLAAADDVIVNNGDLKNISEEVLRLHELYLGLAKNKH, from the coding sequence ATGGTTGGCAATTCCGCGCCTGTTTTTTCACTAGGCCTGACAGGCGGTATAGGCAGTGGAAAAACCACTGTCGCCAATATGTTGGGTGAACTGGGCGCGGCACTCATTGATACCGACCTGATCGCCCATCAACTGACGACGCCTGGCGGTCTGGCTATCCCCGCCATACGCGCGCAATTTGGCGATGCATTTATTACCGCAGATGGTGCAATGGACAGGGCTGGTATACGGCAACTGGTGTTTGCCGATACGGCGCAAAAACTGAAGCTCGAAGCCATATTGCATCCGCTTATACGTACAGAAACAGAGCGTGCAGCAGCACAAGCCAAGGGTGACTACCGTATTTTCGTGGTGCCGCTGCTGGTCGAGTCAGGTAACTGGAAACAGCGCGTAGATCGCATCCTGGTCGTTGATTGCGATGAAGAGACACAGATCAAGCGCGTCATGTCACGCAACCAGTTAAGCCGTGAACAGGTAGTGGCCATCATGCGCAACCAGGCCAGCAGACAAGCCAGGCTGGCTGCCGCTGACGATGTCATTGTCAACAATGGCGACCTTAAAAATATAAGTGAAGAAGTTTTACGTCTGCATGAGCTATATCTGGGGCTGGCAAAAAATAAGCATTAG
- a CDS encoding A24 family peptidase, whose product MSTIAFGLLGLLIGSFLNVVIYRLPKMYLREVDNFVAEQRQEPLPHQDRFDLMLPRSACPHCGHKIRELENIPIISYLVIGGKCTGCKAKISVRYPLIEALTGLLTAGMIWHFGSGVVGMSAVVFVWFLIAMTFIDIDHKLLLDDLTLSLMWLGLLLNAYGGFATLKDAVLGAAIGYMSLWSINWIYEKLRGRPGFGYGDLKLLAAFGAWMGWSMLPVTILLSTLVGSVIGIGQIISKKFGWETEIPFGPYLTGAGLIALIWGRQIVDFYLSTL is encoded by the coding sequence TTGTCCACAATAGCCTTCGGGCTATTGGGGCTACTGATAGGCAGTTTTTTGAACGTGGTGATTTATCGCCTGCCTAAAATGTATCTGCGTGAAGTGGATAATTTTGTCGCAGAGCAAAGGCAGGAGCCATTGCCGCACCAGGACAGGTTTGACCTGATGCTGCCTCGCTCTGCCTGCCCGCATTGCGGGCACAAGATCAGGGAACTGGAAAATATACCCATCATCAGCTACCTCGTCATTGGTGGCAAATGCACGGGCTGCAAAGCAAAAATTTCCGTACGCTATCCCCTGATAGAAGCCCTGACGGGCCTGCTCACTGCTGGCATGATCTGGCATTTTGGCAGCGGCGTGGTGGGCATGAGTGCGGTGGTCTTTGTCTGGTTTCTGATCGCCATGACCTTCATCGACATAGACCATAAGTTGCTGCTGGATGACCTGACCCTGAGTTTGATGTGGCTGGGCCTGCTGCTGAATGCCTACGGCGGCTTCGCTACTTTGAAAGACGCAGTACTGGGAGCCGCCATTGGCTACATGTCACTATGGTCAATCAACTGGATTTATGAAAAACTGCGTGGCAGACCTGGCTTTGGCTACGGTGATCTCAAGTTACTGGCAGCCTTTGGTGCCTGGATGGGCTGGAGCATGTTGCCAGTTACTATTTTATTATCGACCCTGGTAGGCTCGGTCATAGGTATAGGACAAATTATCTCCAAGAAATTTGGCTGGGAAACAGAAATACCCTTTGGCCCCTACCTGACTGGCGCAGGTTTGATAGCACTGATCTGGGGCCGACAAATTGTCGATTTCTATCTGAGCACCTTGTGA
- a CDS encoding type II secretion system F family protein — MATNLAKSAKSGQPKEQLYAWEGKDKFGKVVRGETRAGGEAIVNATLRRQGILVTKLKKKNYTSGKAITDKDITLFTRQLATMMKAGVPLLQSFDIVSKGHSNPSVSKLLQDIRGDVETGTSLNAAFRKFPLYFDPLFCNLVGAGEQAGILEDLLTRLAIYKEKTMAIKAKIKSALTYPIAILGIAFIVTAVIMIWVVPAFKQAFSSFGAELPAPTLIVMNISDNFVKYWYIIFGGLFGSIYFFFQAWRRSLKVQQFMDRALLQAPIFGDVIKKATIARWTRTLATMFAAGVPLVESLDSVGGAAGNAVYLDATIKIQTEVSTGTSLTVAMQNANVFPSMVTQMVAIGEESGALDQMLGKVADFYEDEVDEAVAALSSLMEPIIMVILGVVIGGLVVAMYLPIFKMGSVAG; from the coding sequence ATGGCAACCAATCTGGCAAAATCAGCAAAATCAGGGCAACCCAAAGAGCAGCTATATGCCTGGGAAGGCAAGGACAAGTTTGGCAAGGTCGTCAGGGGCGAAACGCGCGCTGGTGGTGAAGCCATCGTCAATGCCACCCTGCGCAGACAAGGTATCCTGGTTACCAAGTTAAAAAAGAAGAATTACACCTCCGGTAAGGCGATTACTGATAAAGACATCACTCTGTTTACCCGTCAACTGGCAACGATGATGAAGGCAGGCGTACCGCTACTGCAGTCTTTTGATATTGTATCCAAAGGCCACAGCAACCCTTCGGTCTCGAAATTACTGCAGGACATCCGTGGTGACGTTGAAACCGGCACCAGCCTGAACGCAGCTTTCCGCAAGTTCCCTTTATATTTTGACCCGCTGTTCTGCAATCTCGTGGGTGCAGGTGAGCAAGCCGGTATTCTGGAAGATTTGCTGACCCGTCTGGCCATCTACAAAGAAAAAACCATGGCCATCAAGGCCAAGATCAAGTCAGCGCTGACTTACCCTATCGCCATTCTGGGCATCGCTTTCATCGTAACCGCGGTTATCATGATCTGGGTGGTGCCAGCGTTTAAGCAGGCTTTCAGCAGCTTTGGTGCAGAATTGCCAGCACCTACCCTGATCGTCATGAACATCTCGGACAATTTCGTCAAATACTGGTACATCATCTTTGGCGGACTGTTTGGCAGTATCTACTTCTTTTTCCAGGCATGGCGTCGCTCCCTGAAGGTGCAACAGTTCATGGACAGAGCGCTGTTACAGGCACCGATTTTTGGTGACGTGATAAAAAAAGCAACCATAGCACGCTGGACGCGCACGCTGGCCACCATGTTTGCCGCTGGTGTGCCTTTGGTTGAATCCCTGGATTCCGTTGGTGGCGCTGCCGGTAATGCCGTCTATCTTGACGCAACCATCAAAATTCAAACCGAAGTCAGCACTGGTACCAGCCTGACAGTTGCCATGCAGAACGCCAATGTATTTCCTTCCATGGTCACGCAAATGGTGGCAATTGGTGAAGAATCCGGTGCGCTTGATCAAATGCTGGGCAAAGTCGCAGACTTTTATGAAGATGAAGTCGATGAAGCCGTTGCTGCCCTGTCGAGCCTGATGGAACCTATCATCATGGTGATTCTGGGTGTGGTCATTGGTGGCCTGGTGGTTGCCATGTACTTGCCTATCTTCAAAATGGGTTCGGTCGCAGGATGA